Genomic window (Bacillus vallismortis):
GCTCATTCAGGCGCTGATCAGACATGAGATAGAAGCGGCTTCAATGACACTTTCTGAAGCGAAACCATATGAGCGGCACGGAGATATCACGTTAGCTGCTGTAACGTCTGATAAAAGACTTTCCGGTTTCCCGGACGTACCGACGTGGAAGGAGCAGGGGATCCCATTTGTGTTTTCTCATTGGAGAGGGATTTTGGGCCCGAAAAACATGTCGGAGGAAGAGATTTCTTACTGGGATCAAGCGCTAAAGAAGGTCACATCTTCGCCCGAGTGGAAGCGGAAAATAAACGAACAGGACTGGGAAAGCTTTTATTTGAACAGCAGGGAAACGAAACGGTTTCTTGAACAGCAATCCGCTTTTTATCAAAGCATTATGACAGGAAATTAAGATCCCGGCATGTCCGGGATTTTTTTCGTGTCGAAAAACCCTCGCATTCATTGTCAAGTCTGCGCGTCGGTGCTCACCAGTTATGAAAGGAACGGCGGCTAATCGCTCGGGCGTCCTGCATAAACGCCACCGTCATCACATCCTGTGAAAGTCTGCTCCAATGCTCGCCTTTCCTAGACTTCAAAGGGTATCAATCACGCTATCTTTTTATGTGCCCAGAAATGATCAAAAAGAACATAACGGTTTTTAAAATTTAAAAATACAAAAAAACCAAATTATTTACTTGTGATTGGTTTTCCCATACGATGGCAAAAAGGCAAGACAAAAAGGGGAGTAAGGGAGAAGAAATGTAAGCGGATTCATTTAAGGGGGAATGGATGTGTTAGCAATCTTAGGCTTTCTCATGATGCTCGTGTTTATGGCATTGATCATGACAAAACGGCTCTCTGTACTGACAGCGTTAGTTTTGACGCCGATTGTGTTTGCGCTCATCGCCGGATTTGGATTTACTGAAGTCGGGGACATGATGATTTCTGGGATTCAGCAGGTAGCGCCGACTGCGGTCATGATAATGTTTGCGATTTTATATTTTGGAATTATGATTGATACAGGACTGTTTGATCCTGTGGTTGGGAAAATCTTAAGCATGGTCAAAGGCGACCCGTTAAAAATTGTTGTCGGGACCGCGGTTCTCACGATGCTCGTCGCCTTGGACGGGGATGGTTCGACCACTTATATGATTACGACAAGCGCGATGCTTCCTCTCTATCTGCTGCTCGGCATCCGGCCGATTATCCTGGCGGGCATCGCGGGTGTCGGCATGGGGATCATGAACACGATTCCGTGGGGAGGCGCGACGCCGCGGGCGGCGAGTGCGCTGGGGGTTGATCCGGCTGAGCTAACAGGGCCGATGATTCCTGTCATCGCAAGCGGGATGCTTTGTATGGTTGCGGTTGCGTATGTGCTTGGAAAAGCAGAACGAAAACGCCTTGGCGTCATTGAACTGAAACAGCCGGCCAATGCCAATGAACCGGCAGCTGCGGTTGAAGATGAGTGGAAGCGGCCGAAGCTATGGTGGTTCAATTTATTGTTAACGCTTTCTTTGATAGGATGTTTAGTATCGGGGAAAGTCAGTTTAACCGTACTGTTTGTCATTGCGTTCTGCATCGCACTGATTGTGAATTATCCAAACCTTGAGCACCAGAGACAGCGCATTTCGGCGCATTCCGCCAACGTGCTTGCGATTGGCTCGATGATTTTTGCTGCGGGGGTTTTTACGGGGATTTTGACAGGCACCAAAATGGTTGATGAAATGGCGATTTCGCTCGTGTCTATGATTCCAGAACAAATGGGCGGGCTGATCCCGGCGATTGTGGCCTTAACAAGCGGCATTTTCACATTCCTGATGCCGAATGACGCGTATTTCTACGGGGTGTTGCCGATTTTATCAGAAACGGCTGTCGCATACGGTGTGGATAAAGTGGAAATTGCCAGAGCTTCTATCATCGGCCAGCCCATTCATATGCTGAGCCCGCTTGTCCCGTCCACTCATTTGCTTGTCGGACTTGTCGGGGTTTCTATTGACGATCATCAAAAATTCGCATTGAAGTGGGCGGTTCTCGCAGTCATCGTCATGACGGCTGTTGCTCTATTGATAGGCACCATCTCTATTTCCGTATGATAATTCAGGCGTAATGACATACACTAACGGCATCAACATACCGGAGGTGTCTTCATGAGTGATCCTTATATGCCGCTGACTTCAGTCAGAAGCGGAACGGGGTTTGAAGCGGCAAAAGGAGTGCACGGCGTAACTGTGCAAATTGCGAATGTTTATTTTATTCAGCTGCCTTCTGAACCTCACTCATTTGTTTTAATTGATGCCGGCATGCCTCAATCAGCCGACATGATAGTCAATGAAGCTAAACAACGATTTGGCGATGATTTTCAGCTCAAGGCGATTATCCTTACACACGGGCACTTTGATCATATCGGGGCAATCGAAGAGCTTCTTGAGCATTGGGATGTTCCTGTTTATGTCCATTCTCGGGAAATGCCTTATGTAACAGGTAAAGAGGATTATCCTCAGGCTCGTCCTGACAGCAAAAGCGGGCTGGTTGCCAAGCTTTCGCCGCTGTTTCCGCGGCACTCTATCGATATTTCGTCACAAGTGCAGGCACTGCCGGAAGACGGCTCTGTACCGTTTCTTGACGAATGGATGTGGATTGCGACTCCCGGACACACCCCCGGCCATATTTCGTTATTTCGCGAGGAGGGGCGTGTGCTTGTGGCAGGCGATGCTGTCATTACAGTGGAACAGGAGAAAATGGCTGACGTCTTGATTCAAAAACAGGAGCTTCATGGGCCGCCGGCTTATTTTACGCCTGATACAGAGACGGCAGCAGAATCCATTCAGAAGCTTGCCGGCCTTGAACCGGAAGCGCTGCTGACCGGGCACGGCATACCGATGACCGGCAAAAACTTTCGCAGCGACTTAACTGAATTGGCAAATCGCCTATCGTCTCTTTGACACCCGCACACGCGGGTGTTTTTATTGTTTTTCCAAGAAGATGCAGGGAAACCATTTGTCTTCCCGCTTAAAAACGATACAATGAGAAGCATGAATGCGATTTGAAGGAGAGAGTTTGTTGAAAGAAAAAGAAATACTCTGGAACGAAGCGAAAGCGTTTATTGCAGCATGCTATCAGGAGTTGGGGAAGGAAGAGGAAGTGAAAGACCGTCTCGATAGCATAAAAAGTGAAATTGACCGGACCGGGAGCTATACACATACGAAGGAAGAGCTTGCTCACGGAGCGAAAATGGCTTGGAGAAACAGCAATCGCTGCATCGGCAGATTGTTCTGGAATTCTCTGAATGTCATCGACAGGCGTGACGTCCGTACGAAGGAGGATGTGCGGGGCGCCCTTTTTCATCACATTGAAACCGCCACAAATAACGGGAAAATCAGGCCGACCATTACGATTTTTCCTCCGGAAGAGAAGGGTGAAAAGCAAGTCGAGATTTGGAATCATCAGCTGATACGGTATGCTGGTTATGAGTCAGGCGGAGAAAGAATCGGCGACCCGGCTTCCCGTTCCCTTACCGCAGCCTGCGAACAGCTTGGCTGGCGCGGAGAGCGAACCGATTTTGACTTGCTGCCGCTCATTTTTCGCATGAAAGGCGACGAACAGCCTGTCTGGTATGAACTGCCGCGTTCACTTGTCATCGAGGTTCCAATCACACATCCGGACATCGAAGCGTTTTCTGATCTGGGGCTGAAATGGTACGGCGTGCCAATTATTTCTGATATGAAGCTCGAGGTCGGAGGCATTCATTATAATGCCGCGCCGTTTAACGGCTGGTACATGGGCACGGAGATCGGAGCAAGAAACCTGGCGGATGAAAAGCGATACGACAAGCTCAAAAAAGTGGCGTCCGTTATCGGCATCACCGCTGATTACAATGCTGATTTATGGAAGGATCAAGCGCTTGTTGAACTGAATAAAGCGGTGCTGCACTCGTATAAAAAGCAAGGTGTCAGCATCGTTGACCATCATACGGCAGCAAGCCAGTTCAAACGGTTTGAAGAACAGGAGGAAGAAGCGGGCAGAGAACTGACGGGGGACTGGACGTGGCTGATTCCGCCGATTTCACCCGCTGCCACTCATATCTTCCACCGTTCCTATGATAACGCAATCGTTAAGCCGAATTACTTTTATCAGGATAAGCCCTACGAATAAACAATGGAAAATCGTTGATGGCCTTCTAGACTGCTGGATTCAGTGACTGAGAGGTCGGTAACCTTTGAGAAAGGACTGCCTTTTTTTACAGCCTCAAGAAACGATTGTAACGTGTTTTCCGGGCCTTCCGCCAAAATCTCGACACGGCCGTCATCACGGTTTTTGACCCAGCCTGCCAGTTTTCGCTTGTCAGCTTCCATTTGAACAAAATAGCGAAAGCCCACACCTTGAACCCGGCCGTCTGCAACGATTCGATATTGAAGCATGGAAAAACCACCTTTTCTTTTTATGATAATCAATCATTTTACAACCTGTAAAGGGGATGTGTTCGTATGAAAACACCGCACTATTCAGTTCTTTCTCTTAATCTCGGGAAGCCGCAGACGCTTGAATATGACGGAAAGAAAATCGAAACCGGCATCATGAAGCAGCCGGCTGATTCCGCTGTCATGCTGTATCGGGAGAATTTTGATGGAGACGGACAGGCGGATCTCATCAATCATGGGGGACCTGATAAGGCGGTCTGTGTCTATCCGGCAGAGCACTATCCGTTTTGGGAAGAGTTCCTCTCAAGACCGCTGCCAAGCGCTGCGTTTGGTGAAAATCTGACCGTCAAGGGCCTGACCGAGGAGAACGTTTGCATCGGGGATGTGTACAAGCTTGATGAAGCTGTTGTCCAGGTCAGCCAGCCGCGCCAGCCGTGTGTAAAGCTGGCGAAAAAGTTTGGCGTAAAGGATATGGTGATGAAGGTTCAAGAAACCGGCTATACCGGATTTTATTTTCGCGTGCTGGAAGCGGGCAGAGTGTCTCCCGGCGCCAAACTTGAATTGCTGTCCAGAGGCGAGAAAGACATATCCGTTCAATTCGCAAACCGTATCAAATACCATGATGCGAAAAACCTCGCCGCCATTGAACGGATTTTAAGTGAAGACACACTGTCGGAAAGCTGGAGAGCGTCCTTTATGAAAAAAAGGGACAGGCTGCAGCCGGCTGAATAGAAAAAAAGCCGCGCATACAACGTGCGCGGCTTTACTATTCTTAAGATCAATTTTTCTTTGTTTCAAGCAGGTTGGCAAGAAAATAGGTTTTATAGCTTTGAAGCTTTCTTCCTTCATAGTGCGTGATCCCCTGCTTTTTTAATTCTGCCACATACCAGCCTTTACTGCCGTAATGCATGTCAGAAAACTCCTTTCCCTATCTCTCCCGCTGGAGAGGATTTTACCAAGCGATTGGCATTGTAACATCTATGGAAAGATGCTGAAAAGAGGTGCGGGAAAAACTGAGCCTTTTGCACTAGCTGTAAGAATCTTCTTCTGTATGTATATGCGGAGAAAAGGCTGAGTATGATTTAATGGCCGGTCAGTTTGATGATGACAACGCCCAATGTCATAATGCTGAAAACAATGCCGATATATGTGAGCATCCCGTTTTTTTTCTTCACGCCATAAACGGTCATAATAATACCTTCAATGAAAAAAATGATGCCGAAAATAATAAACCACATGCAGATAAAGGCTCCTTTCGCAGACATAATAGTAGTGTAGCATATCTTGAAGAGCCGGGCTG
Coding sequences:
- a CDS encoding YflJ family protein — protein: MHYGSKGWYVAELKKQGITHYEGRKLQSYKTYFLANLLETKKN
- a CDS encoding MOSC domain-containing protein, translated to MKTPHYSVLSLNLGKPQTLEYDGKKIETGIMKQPADSAVMLYRENFDGDGQADLINHGGPDKAVCVYPAEHYPFWEEFLSRPLPSAAFGENLTVKGLTEENVCIGDVYKLDEAVVQVSQPRQPCVKLAKKFGVKDMVMKVQETGYTGFYFRVLEAGRVSPGAKLELLSRGEKDISVQFANRIKYHDAKNLAAIERILSEDTLSESWRASFMKKRDRLQPAE
- the citM gene encoding citrate transporter CitM gives rise to the protein MLAILGFLMMLVFMALIMTKRLSVLTALVLTPIVFALIAGFGFTEVGDMMISGIQQVAPTAVMIMFAILYFGIMIDTGLFDPVVGKILSMVKGDPLKIVVGTAVLTMLVALDGDGSTTYMITTSAMLPLYLLLGIRPIILAGIAGVGMGIMNTIPWGGATPRAASALGVDPAELTGPMIPVIASGMLCMVAVAYVLGKAERKRLGVIELKQPANANEPAAAVEDEWKRPKLWWFNLLLTLSLIGCLVSGKVSLTVLFVIAFCIALIVNYPNLEHQRQRISAHSANVLAIGSMIFAAGVFTGILTGTKMVDEMAISLVSMIPEQMGGLIPAIVALTSGIFTFLMPNDAYFYGVLPILSETAVAYGVDKVEIARASIIGQPIHMLSPLVPSTHLLVGLVGVSIDDHQKFALKWAVLAVIVMTAVALLIGTISISV
- a CDS encoding acylphosphatase, encoding MLQYRIVADGRVQGVGFRYFVQMEADKRKLAGWVKNRDDGRVEILAEGPENTLQSFLEAVKKGSPFSKVTDLSVTESSSLEGHQRFSIVYS
- a CDS encoding MBL fold metallo-hydrolase, with product MSDPYMPLTSVRSGTGFEAAKGVHGVTVQIANVYFIQLPSEPHSFVLIDAGMPQSADMIVNEAKQRFGDDFQLKAIILTHGHFDHIGAIEELLEHWDVPVYVHSREMPYVTGKEDYPQARPDSKSGLVAKLSPLFPRHSIDISSQVQALPEDGSVPFLDEWMWIATPGHTPGHISLFREEGRVLVAGDAVITVEQEKMADVLIQKQELHGPPAYFTPDTETAAESIQKLAGLEPEALLTGHGIPMTGKNFRSDLTELANRLSSL
- the nosA gene encoding nitric oxide synthase, with protein sequence MKEKEILWNEAKAFIAACYQELGKEEEVKDRLDSIKSEIDRTGSYTHTKEELAHGAKMAWRNSNRCIGRLFWNSLNVIDRRDVRTKEDVRGALFHHIETATNNGKIRPTITIFPPEEKGEKQVEIWNHQLIRYAGYESGGERIGDPASRSLTAACEQLGWRGERTDFDLLPLIFRMKGDEQPVWYELPRSLVIEVPITHPDIEAFSDLGLKWYGVPIISDMKLEVGGIHYNAAPFNGWYMGTEIGARNLADEKRYDKLKKVASVIGITADYNADLWKDQALVELNKAVLHSYKKQGVSIVDHHTAASQFKRFEEQEEEAGRELTGDWTWLIPPISPAATHIFHRSYDNAIVKPNYFYQDKPYE